The Haloferax sp. Atlit-12N genome window below encodes:
- a CDS encoding COX15/CtaA family protein, which translates to MTGVLMVLGVYTAASGAGLTCAGRWPFCDGFLGLFPANWGSFIEWFHRLVAMLTGFLILGTTVQAWREGVAKGVRYALVVATVILPFQIVLGALTVTEYEWVILTAHYVVATSIFTAVVAAAAWGLVDRGIPRIADAVRLALVGAPVMLVFAPHAFVSFGPTTQAVYYVVGLATYAALLAVTLWANTAHGPRADAYGRLRFVTAPASVVVVALLIAGRQVYGPALELAHLGGTVLALVLVVGAALLVRGGLPVPQASATNDAD; encoded by the coding sequence ATGACCGGCGTCCTGATGGTCCTCGGCGTGTACACCGCCGCCTCGGGGGCCGGCCTCACCTGCGCCGGGCGCTGGCCGTTCTGCGACGGCTTCCTCGGCCTGTTCCCGGCCAACTGGGGCAGCTTCATCGAGTGGTTCCACCGCCTCGTCGCCATGCTCACCGGCTTCCTCATCCTCGGGACGACCGTGCAGGCGTGGCGCGAGGGCGTCGCGAAAGGCGTCCGCTACGCGCTCGTCGTCGCCACGGTCATCCTCCCGTTCCAAATCGTCCTCGGGGCGCTCACCGTCACCGAGTACGAGTGGGTCATCCTCACCGCCCACTACGTGGTCGCGACCTCCATCTTCACCGCCGTCGTCGCCGCCGCCGCGTGGGGACTCGTCGACCGCGGCATCCCCCGCATCGCCGACGCGGTCAGACTGGCGCTCGTCGGCGCGCCCGTCATGCTCGTCTTCGCGCCCCACGCGTTCGTCTCCTTCGGCCCGACGACGCAAGCGGTCTACTACGTCGTCGGCCTCGCTACCTACGCCGCGCTCCTCGCGGTCACCCTCTGGGCGAACACCGCCCACGGCCCGCGAGCGGACGCCTACGGTCGGCTCAGATTCGTCACCGCGCCCGCGAGCGTCGTGGTCGTCGCGCTCCTCATCGCCGGCCGGCAGGTGTACGGTCCGGCGCTCGAACTCGCCCACCTCGGCGGGACGGTCCTCGCGCTCGTCCTCGTTGTCGGCGCGGCGCTCCTCGTCCGCGGCGGGCTTCCGGTACCGCAGGCGAGCGCGACGAACGACGCCGACTGA
- a CDS encoding basic amino acid ABC transporter substrate-binding protein, producing MERRTFLKGSAGAAAAFTLAGCLGGGGSGSETITIGSDIPYRPFEYETTEGELVGFDVDIAQAVFTDELGYEHEFQKTSFDSIIPSLNNGNFRVIMSAMTITEDRAEQIDFSDPYFTAYQTVIVLNESDISSKEDLQGVTVGVQKGTTGESAAASLKEEFGGDLTIQSYDQVTGAFDALRNNQVSAVVNDNTVNAEFVEQSDNVRFLEGAGAAEEQGSENAPPYLTLTVEEYGIGFRKDDDDLREEVNGALQTIRDNGTYDEIYSEYFSG from the coding sequence ATGGAACGTCGCACCTTTCTGAAGGGCTCCGCCGGGGCCGCGGCCGCGTTCACGCTGGCCGGCTGTCTCGGCGGCGGCGGTAGTGGTAGCGAGACGATTACCATCGGTTCGGACATCCCGTACCGGCCGTTCGAGTACGAGACGACCGAGGGCGAACTCGTCGGCTTCGACGTCGACATCGCGCAGGCCGTCTTCACCGACGAACTCGGCTACGAACACGAGTTCCAGAAGACGAGCTTCGACAGCATCATCCCCTCGCTCAACAACGGGAACTTCCGCGTCATCATGTCCGCGATGACCATCACCGAGGACCGCGCGGAGCAGATTGACTTCTCGGACCCGTACTTCACGGCGTACCAGACGGTCATCGTGCTCAACGAAAGCGACATCTCCTCGAAGGAGGACCTCCAGGGCGTCACCGTGGGCGTCCAGAAGGGGACGACCGGCGAGAGCGCCGCGGCCAGCCTCAAAGAGGAGTTCGGCGGCGACCTGACGATTCAGAGCTACGACCAAGTGACCGGCGCGTTCGACGCGCTCCGGAACAACCAGGTCAGCGCCGTCGTCAACGACAACACCGTCAACGCGGAGTTCGTCGAGCAGAGCGACAACGTTCGGTTCCTCGAAGGCGCTGGTGCCGCCGAAGAGCAGGGCAGCGAGAACGCCCCGCCGTACCTCACCCTCACCGTCGAGGAGTACGGTATCGGCTTCCGGAAGGACGACGACGACCTGCGCGAGGAGGTCAACGGCGCGCTGCAGACCATCCGCGACAACGGCACGTACGACGAGATTTACTCGGAGTACTTCTCCGGATAA
- a CDS encoding amino acid ABC transporter permease — protein sequence MADSYSEGRTGDGEYQEQFLNDKTLRRLGAAVAGLFTLAVGGFIAAIIFTQVDFELFVEIIHPQFVNAFLRVLGIVLLGSLLSVTAGIFVGLGRVSNTRFTNTVATAYVEFFRGTPLLFQLLVIFVGIPAFWPPGQFPISNWQYPTAIIGLTLNHAAYVGEAVRGGIDAVPEGQMEAARSLGMSYVQGMREVVLPQAWRNALAAIGNDQVILVKDTSLLTVIAIPELISAFRNVNSTTFDPWTPIILVAIAYLMITIPLGKIVNHLEARADWGGDRR from the coding sequence ATGGCTGATTCCTACTCCGAGGGACGCACCGGAGACGGTGAGTACCAAGAGCAGTTTTTGAACGACAAAACGCTCAGACGACTGGGAGCGGCTGTCGCGGGACTGTTCACGCTCGCGGTCGGCGGCTTCATCGCGGCGATTATCTTCACGCAGGTCGATTTCGAACTCTTCGTCGAAATCATCCATCCGCAGTTCGTCAACGCGTTCCTGCGGGTACTCGGTATCGTTCTTCTCGGAAGTCTGTTGTCCGTCACCGCGGGCATCTTCGTCGGCCTCGGTCGGGTGTCGAACACGAGATTCACGAACACCGTCGCGACCGCCTACGTCGAGTTCTTCCGCGGCACGCCGCTTCTGTTCCAGTTGCTCGTCATCTTCGTCGGGATTCCGGCGTTCTGGCCGCCGGGGCAGTTCCCCATCTCCAACTGGCAGTACCCCACGGCCATTATCGGGTTGACGCTCAACCACGCCGCCTACGTCGGCGAGGCCGTCCGCGGCGGCATCGACGCCGTCCCGGAGGGCCAGATGGAGGCCGCCCGTTCGCTCGGGATGTCCTACGTGCAGGGCATGCGCGAGGTCGTCCTCCCGCAGGCGTGGCGCAACGCGCTCGCCGCCATCGGGAACGACCAGGTCATCCTCGTGAAGGACACGTCGCTCCTGACAGTCATCGCCATCCCGGAACTCATCAGCGCGTTCCGCAACGTCAACTCGACCACGTTCGACCCGTGGACGCCGATTATCCTCGTCGCCATCGCCTATCTCATGATTACGATTCCGCTCGGTAAAATCGTCAACCACCTCGAAGCCCGCGCCGACTGGGGAGGTGACCGCCGATGA
- a CDS encoding amino acid ABC transporter ATP-binding protein, translating into MSLLEFDEVDKYFGETHVLKDVDLNVEEGEVCVIIGPSGSGKSTLLRCANRLEEIQGGEIRLEGQSISAADADINRLRQRIGMVFQSFNLFPHKTARENVTLAPTKVKGLKKGDAERRADELLDRVGLGAQSNSYPNQLSGGQQQRVAIARALAMDPHVMLFDEVTSALDPELVGEVLDVMHDLAEEGMTMLVVTHEMGFAREVGDRIVLMADGKVVEDSPPEVFFENPKTDRGKQFLSKLL; encoded by the coding sequence ATGAGTCTCCTCGAGTTCGACGAGGTTGACAAGTACTTCGGCGAGACGCACGTCCTGAAAGACGTCGACCTGAACGTCGAAGAGGGCGAAGTCTGCGTCATCATCGGACCGTCCGGCTCCGGGAAATCGACGCTGCTTCGCTGTGCGAATCGCCTCGAAGAGATTCAGGGCGGCGAGATTCGACTCGAAGGCCAGTCCATCTCCGCGGCCGACGCGGACATCAACCGCCTGCGCCAGCGCATCGGCATGGTGTTCCAGAGCTTCAACCTCTTTCCGCACAAGACGGCGCGGGAGAACGTGACGCTCGCTCCCACGAAGGTGAAGGGGCTCAAGAAAGGAGACGCCGAGCGCCGCGCCGACGAACTGCTCGACCGCGTCGGCCTCGGCGCGCAGTCGAACTCCTATCCGAACCAACTGTCCGGCGGTCAGCAACAGCGCGTCGCCATCGCTCGCGCGCTCGCCATGGACCCCCACGTGATGCTGTTCGACGAGGTTACGAGCGCGCTCGACCCCGAGCTCGTCGGGGAAGTGCTCGACGTGATGCACGACCTCGCCGAGGAGGGGATGACGATGCTCGTCGTCACCCACGAGATGGGCTTCGCCCGCGAGGTCGGCGACCGCATCGTCCTCATGGCCGACGGCAAAGTCGTCGAGGACTCGCCGCCCGAGGTGTTCTTCGAGAACCCGAAGACCGACCGCGGCAAGCAGTTCCTCTCGAAGCTGCTCTGA
- a CDS encoding zinc-binding dehydrogenase: MRAAVLREHGEPLDVTEVPDPTCDPDGVVVEVEACGICRSDWHSWMGHGEWADDAVPSGQILGHEPAGRVVEVGDRVRTIREGDRVALPFNLACGSCGYCQTGHGNVCTGDHPHALGFELSAQGAFADLVHLPSADYNAIRLPEGVSPNDVAALGCRFMTAYNALDARAGLRAGQWVAVHGCGGVGLSAIQVANVLGARVVAVDVRESALDAAADLGADAVVDGSAEDPVEAIRGLTDGGAHVSLDALGVAETCRNSVRSVRPRGSHVQVGLTTEAEKGNVSLPTDWMTRHEVSFLGARGMPPTSADDLLSLLASDAVDPGSLVTKTVSLDEVPERLAAMTDYDTVGVEVMVP; the protein is encoded by the coding sequence ATGAGAGCCGCAGTCCTCCGCGAACACGGTGAACCGCTCGACGTGACCGAAGTCCCCGACCCGACGTGTGACCCCGACGGCGTCGTCGTCGAAGTCGAGGCCTGCGGCATCTGCCGGAGCGACTGGCACTCGTGGATGGGCCACGGCGAGTGGGCCGACGACGCGGTTCCGTCCGGACAGATTCTCGGCCACGAGCCCGCCGGTCGCGTCGTCGAGGTGGGCGACCGCGTCCGGACGATTCGCGAGGGCGACCGCGTCGCCTTGCCGTTCAACCTCGCCTGCGGTTCGTGCGGCTACTGCCAGACCGGCCACGGCAACGTCTGCACGGGCGACCACCCGCACGCGCTCGGCTTCGAACTGTCCGCGCAGGGCGCGTTCGCTGACTTGGTGCATCTCCCTTCTGCCGATTACAACGCGATTCGACTCCCCGAAGGCGTCTCGCCGAACGACGTGGCGGCGCTCGGCTGTCGGTTCATGACGGCGTACAACGCTCTCGACGCCCGCGCCGGGCTCCGCGCCGGCCAGTGGGTCGCCGTCCACGGCTGCGGCGGCGTCGGCCTGTCGGCGATTCAGGTGGCGAACGTCCTCGGTGCGCGCGTCGTCGCCGTCGACGTGCGCGAGTCCGCGCTGGACGCGGCCGCCGACCTCGGTGCTGACGCCGTCGTCGACGGCTCCGCGGAGGACCCGGTCGAAGCCATCCGGGGGCTGACCGACGGCGGGGCGCACGTCTCGCTCGACGCGCTCGGCGTCGCGGAGACCTGCCGGAACTCGGTCCGTTCGGTCCGGCCGCGGGGCTCGCACGTGCAGGTCGGCCTGACGACCGAGGCCGAAAAGGGGAACGTCTCGCTGCCGACCGACTGGATGACGAGACACGAGGTGTCGTTCCTCGGGGCGCGCGGGATGCCCCCAACGAGCGCGGACGACCTGCTCTCGCTGCTCGCGTCGGACGCGGTCGACCCCGGGTCGCTCGTGACGAAGACCGTCTCGCTCGACGAGGTTCCCGAGCGGCTGGCCGCGATGACCGACTACGACACCGTCGGCGTCGAAGTGATGGTTCCGTAA
- a CDS encoding replication factor C large subunit has protein sequence MVDWTEKYRPSTLSEVRGNNKARDALAEWAKTWDDHREAVVVHGSPGIGKTSAAHALAADMGWETVELNASDQRTGDVIERFAGRAAKNATLAGSSAGTSTRQLVILDEADNIHGNYDRGGASAVTRLVKSSSQPIVLIANEFYDMSRGLRNACQEIEFRDVSARSIVPVLRDICRKEGLEFESDALDRIAEMNSGDLRSAVNDLQAIAEGREKITEEDVVMGDRDRSVGLFEFLDAVLKEESAQDALYTAYDVDETPDDLTKWVEDKVSLVYEPDELARAYDFLANADRWLGRVRATQNYSYWRYATDNLAAGVAASRDRTRGGWTRYGGAPYRSTRDKTRDTVVQKIAEQGGFSMATARREVLPYLSAITHHCKPRELTVAMAAYYEFDESHVSFVTGSGETTNKVQSIVEDAGELREELVEEHAGGAFAGMEGVSVEGDAAADGDDGNGADDGSGDVLDRDADESAESDDADTSTDDGQSGLDDFF, from the coding sequence ATGGTAGACTGGACGGAGAAGTACCGCCCATCGACGCTCTCCGAGGTCCGCGGCAACAACAAGGCCCGCGACGCCCTCGCGGAGTGGGCCAAGACGTGGGACGACCACCGGGAGGCGGTCGTCGTCCACGGGAGCCCGGGCATCGGAAAGACCTCCGCGGCCCACGCGCTCGCCGCCGACATGGGCTGGGAGACGGTCGAGTTGAACGCGTCGGACCAGCGGACCGGCGACGTCATCGAACGCTTCGCCGGCCGCGCCGCGAAGAACGCGACGCTCGCCGGTTCCTCCGCGGGCACGTCCACCCGGCAGTTAGTCATCCTCGACGAGGCCGACAACATCCACGGCAACTACGACCGCGGCGGGGCCAGCGCGGTCACCCGCCTCGTCAAGTCGTCGAGCCAGCCCATCGTCCTCATCGCCAACGAGTTCTACGACATGAGCCGCGGGCTTCGGAACGCCTGTCAGGAAATCGAGTTCCGAGACGTGTCCGCCCGTTCTATCGTTCCCGTCCTCCGCGACATCTGCCGCAAGGAGGGTCTGGAGTTCGAGTCCGACGCGCTCGACCGCATCGCCGAGATGAACAGCGGCGACCTGCGCTCGGCCGTCAACGACCTGCAGGCCATCGCCGAGGGGCGCGAGAAAATCACCGAAGAAGACGTGGTCATGGGCGACCGCGACCGCTCGGTCGGCCTGTTCGAGTTCCTCGACGCCGTCCTCAAAGAGGAGTCCGCACAGGACGCGCTGTACACCGCTTACGACGTGGACGAGACGCCCGACGACCTCACGAAGTGGGTCGAAGACAAGGTCTCGCTGGTCTACGAACCCGACGAACTCGCCCGCGCCTACGACTTCCTCGCCAACGCCGACCGCTGGCTCGGCCGCGTGCGCGCCACGCAGAACTACTCCTACTGGCGCTACGCGACCGACAACCTCGCCGCCGGCGTCGCGGCCTCCCGCGACCGGACCCGCGGCGGGTGGACCCGCTACGGCGGCGCGCCCTACCGCTCGACCCGCGACAAGACCCGCGACACCGTCGTCCAGAAAATCGCGGAACAGGGCGGCTTCAGCATGGCGACCGCCCGCCGCGAGGTCCTGCCGTACCTCTCGGCTATCACCCACCACTGCAAGCCCCGCGAACTGACTGTCGCCATGGCTGCCTACTACGAGTTCGACGAGTCGCACGTCTCCTTTGTCACCGGGAGCGGCGAGACGACGAACAAGGTCCAGTCCATCGTCGAGGACGCCGGCGAACTCCGCGAGGAACTGGTCGAAGAACACGCTGGCGGCGCGTTCGCCGGCATGGAAGGCGTGTCCGTCGAGGGCGACGCCGCGGCCGACGGCGACGATGGTAACGGAGCAGACGACGGCTCGGGCGACGTGCTCGACCGCGACGCCGACGAGTCGGCCGAGAGCGACGACGCCGACACCTCGACCGACGACGGGCAGTCCGGCCTCGACGACTTCTTCTGA
- a CDS encoding GNAT family N-acetyltransferase has protein sequence MFPDEIVTPRLRLRALSREVVDPLDAYEHFAASRSDTIEEETEFVTWGPHETPKETLDFLEQAEEGYESAENAIYAVFPRDGEAGAGEFAGTAGFNPEWDKRRAVFGMWLRKEFWGRGYSGERAAAFFAAVFDVFDLDVALAYAMPENEASCRAIEKYTDRFGGQEDGLFPNETVDADGTPRDVRGWSVTREQWEAATGGDYDAEFRWEGRK, from the coding sequence ATGTTCCCCGATGAAATCGTGACCCCGCGACTCAGGCTCCGTGCCTTGTCGCGGGAGGTCGTCGACCCGTTGGACGCATACGAACACTTCGCCGCCTCGCGGTCGGACACCATCGAGGAAGAGACCGAGTTCGTCACGTGGGGCCCCCACGAGACGCCCAAGGAGACGCTGGACTTCCTCGAACAGGCCGAAGAAGGCTACGAGTCCGCGGAAAACGCCATCTACGCTGTCTTCCCCCGGGACGGTGAGGCCGGGGCGGGCGAGTTCGCCGGCACCGCCGGCTTCAACCCCGAGTGGGACAAGCGCCGGGCGGTCTTCGGCATGTGGCTCCGCAAGGAGTTCTGGGGCCGCGGCTACTCGGGCGAGCGCGCGGCCGCGTTCTTCGCCGCGGTCTTCGACGTGTTCGACCTCGACGTTGCGCTCGCGTACGCCATGCCCGAAAACGAGGCGTCGTGTCGAGCAATCGAGAAGTACACCGACCGATTCGGCGGGCAGGAAGACGGCCTGTTTCCCAACGAGACTGTCGACGCCGACGGGACGCCGCGCGACGTTCGCGGTTGGTCCGTGACCCGCGAACAGTGGGAAGCCGCGACCGGTGGCGACTACGACGCCGAGTTCCGCTGGGAGGGCCGCAAGTGA
- a CDS encoding GNAT family N-acetyltransferase, producing MSNLFPAVVETPRLRLVSRRPKHVGVHEAYDLCSAPEMDDVTRYMPWSRHETPKVTKDFLDRGESSWTDAESADYAIIPREGEDGAGEIAGFGGLHTEWDRRVGELGLWLRPRYWGRGYSGERASALAALAFDAFDLEVVAVSHVAANEKSQRAIEKYMAALGGGLDGREPNSIVIDDEPADELRYSVSRENWLATTGGDYDAEFRWDLDPADVR from the coding sequence GTGAGCAACCTCTTCCCGGCGGTCGTCGAGACGCCGCGGCTCCGACTGGTTTCCCGCCGCCCGAAGCACGTCGGCGTCCACGAGGCCTACGACCTCTGTTCGGCCCCCGAGATGGACGACGTGACCCGGTACATGCCGTGGTCGCGCCACGAGACGCCGAAGGTGACGAAGGACTTTCTCGACCGCGGGGAGTCGAGTTGGACCGACGCGGAGAGCGCCGACTACGCGATTATCCCGCGCGAGGGAGAGGACGGCGCGGGCGAGATTGCCGGGTTCGGCGGCCTCCACACGGAGTGGGACCGCCGCGTCGGAGAACTCGGCCTGTGGCTCCGCCCGCGCTACTGGGGTCGCGGCTACTCGGGCGAGCGTGCTTCGGCGCTCGCGGCGCTCGCATTCGACGCGTTCGATCTCGAAGTCGTCGCGGTGTCGCACGTCGCAGCGAACGAGAAGTCCCAGCGCGCTATCGAGAAGTACATGGCGGCGCTCGGCGGCGGCCTCGACGGCCGCGAGCCAAACAGCATCGTCATCGACGACGAGCCGGCGGACGAACTCCGCTACAGCGTCTCCCGCGAGAACTGGCTGGCGACGACCGGTGGCGACTACGACGCCGAGTTCCGCTGGGACCTCGACCCCGCCGACGTTCGCTGA
- a CDS encoding amidohydrolase family protein, whose translation MLLRGARVIRGDRVVEETDVRTDAETGRIEAVGDLDPRGDERVADLAGKTVTPGLVDAHIHFSLSGERSVEDVVGMSDAELTLVEARNARKTLEAGVTGARVMGARDIDVALKRAIDAGDVPGPRTVANCRSITITGGHGHHMGREIDGPTEARKAVREQVKLGADFIKFMTTGGVTTPGSDPSAVAFTEEELHALVDEAHRRGVHTATHAHGGEGVKAAIRAGVDTVEHGTFLDDEAIDLFLERDATLVPTLSAPYHIVRNTEAATKEDVTKTEFVYDRHIESFKLAAEAGVRIAGGTDAGTPFNVHGGNASEVQFMAQHAMEPLDAIRAMTETAADAVGLDDCGVVEPGAYADLLVFDDDPLSDLTVLNDPTAVLKGGRVVAGAVPGAVSGGE comes from the coding sequence ATGTTACTACGGGGCGCGCGGGTGATTCGTGGCGACCGCGTCGTCGAGGAGACGGACGTTCGAACCGACGCCGAGACGGGGCGAATCGAGGCCGTCGGCGACCTCGACCCCCGCGGGGACGAGCGGGTCGCCGACCTCGCCGGCAAGACGGTCACGCCCGGACTGGTGGACGCGCACATCCATTTCTCCTTGTCGGGCGAGCGAAGCGTCGAGGACGTGGTCGGCATGTCGGACGCCGAACTCACGCTGGTCGAGGCGCGAAACGCTCGGAAGACGCTCGAAGCGGGCGTCACGGGCGCTCGCGTGATGGGCGCGCGCGACATCGACGTGGCGCTGAAGCGCGCCATCGACGCCGGGGACGTGCCCGGTCCGCGGACGGTCGCCAACTGCCGGTCGATAACCATCACCGGCGGCCACGGCCACCACATGGGTCGCGAGATAGACGGGCCGACCGAGGCGCGAAAGGCGGTCAGAGAGCAGGTGAAACTGGGTGCCGACTTCATCAAGTTCATGACGACCGGTGGGGTGACGACGCCCGGCAGCGACCCCAGCGCGGTGGCGTTCACCGAAGAGGAACTCCACGCGCTCGTCGACGAGGCGCACCGCCGGGGCGTCCACACCGCGACCCACGCCCACGGCGGCGAGGGCGTGAAAGCCGCCATCCGGGCCGGCGTCGACACGGTCGAACACGGGACGTTTCTCGACGACGAGGCAATCGACCTGTTTTTGGAGCGCGACGCGACGCTCGTGCCGACGCTCTCCGCGCCGTACCACATCGTCCGCAACACCGAGGCCGCGACGAAAGAGGACGTGACGAAGACCGAGTTCGTCTACGACCGCCACATCGAGTCGTTCAAACTGGCCGCCGAGGCCGGCGTCCGAATCGCCGGCGGCACCGACGCCGGCACGCCGTTCAACGTCCACGGCGGCAACGCCTCCGAGGTGCAGTTCATGGCGCAACACGCCATGGAGCCGCTGGACGCCATCCGGGCGATGACCGAGACGGCCGCCGACGCGGTGGGGCTGGACGACTGCGGCGTCGTCGAACCCGGCGCGTACGCCGACCTGCTCGTCTTCGACGACGACCCGCTTTCGGACCTGACGGTGCTGAACGACCCGACGGCGGTCCTGAAAGGCGGCCGCGTCGTCGCCGGCGCGGTCCCCGGTGCGGTTTCCGGCGGAGAATAA
- a CDS encoding transporter, translating into MSTTPESTRDSTPSTLRSLGSGGVAGLGAALFGYLVTYLLTSSTIENSTASQVLEALGSDISTWKVVGWVFMSAHGVTTTFPGLFGTTSSTNLIEGIEAFSPVLYVVPVVALLAAGALATVVSGASSSRAGALAGAGTTVGYLVFALAGIALFSVSLGESAISPDPVTSALLAGVAYPAVLGTVGGLAAAALR; encoded by the coding sequence ATGTCAACGACACCTGAATCGACCCGCGATTCCACACCATCGACGCTTCGGTCGCTCGGCAGCGGCGGCGTCGCCGGTCTCGGGGCGGCTCTCTTCGGCTACCTCGTGACCTACCTCCTCACCTCCTCGACCATCGAGAACTCGACGGCCAGCCAAGTGCTCGAAGCCCTCGGCTCCGACATCTCGACGTGGAAGGTCGTCGGCTGGGTGTTCATGAGCGCCCACGGCGTGACGACGACGTTCCCCGGCCTGTTCGGGACGACCTCGTCCACGAATCTCATCGAGGGAATCGAGGCGTTCTCACCGGTGCTCTACGTCGTGCCCGTGGTCGCGCTCCTCGCAGCGGGCGCGCTCGCGACAGTCGTCAGCGGCGCGTCCTCGTCGCGGGCGGGCGCGCTGGCCGGCGCGGGAACCACCGTCGGCTACCTCGTCTTCGCGCTCGCGGGTATCGCGCTGTTCTCCGTCTCCCTCGGCGAGTCAGCTATCAGCCCCGACCCGGTCACGTCCGCGCTCCTCGCAGGCGTCGCGTACCCCGCCGTTCTCGGAACCGTCGGCGGCCTCGCGGCCGCAGCACTCCGGTAG
- a CDS encoding GNAT family N-acetyltransferase, giving the protein MSETPDGVEVRPYEPGDAAAFWELKRGFELGIGEGTGGDDKLSKYEAKLTDDYRERYLSWVERCATDDTGCVVVAEAVSGDGDSDGGIDSDDDDGDDGGNARLVGYAFALPEGMTFIWDAAVLNELFLDADYRGTGVADELMEAVLDHARSQDLPLDRIVLDVDEANDRARAFYDRYGFDHWGELVSRDL; this is encoded by the coding sequence ATGAGCGAGACACCCGACGGCGTCGAGGTGCGACCCTACGAACCGGGCGATGCGGCCGCGTTCTGGGAGCTGAAACGCGGGTTCGAACTCGGTATCGGCGAGGGGACCGGCGGCGACGACAAACTGTCCAAGTACGAGGCGAAGCTCACCGACGACTATCGCGAGCGCTACCTCTCGTGGGTCGAGCGCTGCGCGACCGACGACACCGGGTGCGTCGTCGTCGCCGAGGCGGTGTCGGGCGACGGGGACAGTGATGGCGGCATCGATAGCGACGACGATGACGGTGACGACGGCGGCAACGCTCGTCTCGTCGGCTACGCCTTCGCGCTCCCCGAGGGGATGACGTTCATCTGGGACGCCGCCGTTCTCAACGAGTTATTCCTCGACGCCGACTACCGCGGGACGGGCGTCGCCGACGAACTCATGGAGGCCGTGTTGGACCACGCGCGCTCGCAGGACCTCCCCCTCGACCGAATCGTCCTCGACGTGGACGAAGCGAACGACCGGGCGCGGGCGTTCTACGACCGCTACGGCTTCGACCACTGGGGGGAACTCGTCTCTCGCGACCTCTGA
- a CDS encoding metal-dependent hydrolase produces the protein MPSTLVHVAVGGLVGAALLGRWFDARSVGVALVAAAVPDLDSFTSTLLPGSHRALLHTLLLPLALVAVIAYDTQVRDPERSVIRGRWGTRGVVVAWVGVAALLCGGIFPDLFTNGVNAFYPLHDAFYSINGHAEWSSTRGFVQTFVELQPASSPPPTTETLHYSTVVDPSPGAEPENVERVAPLASSGTELMLIVLGAGVVGGRLFSERLRGRAE, from the coding sequence ATGCCATCGACCCTCGTCCACGTCGCGGTCGGCGGACTCGTCGGTGCCGCCCTCCTCGGTCGCTGGTTCGACGCCCGCTCGGTCGGCGTCGCGCTCGTCGCCGCCGCGGTCCCCGACCTCGACTCGTTCACCAGCACGCTCCTGCCCGGGAGCCATCGCGCGCTCCTGCACACGCTGTTGCTCCCGCTCGCTCTCGTCGCGGTCATTGCCTACGACACCCAAGTACGGGACCCCGAACGCTCCGTGATTCGTGGTCGGTGGGGAACCCGCGGCGTCGTCGTCGCGTGGGTCGGCGTCGCCGCGCTCCTCTGTGGCGGCATCTTCCCCGACCTGTTCACCAACGGCGTCAACGCCTTCTATCCGCTTCACGACGCGTTCTACTCGATTAACGGGCACGCCGAGTGGTCGAGCACGCGCGGGTTCGTCCAGACGTTCGTCGAGCTACAGCCGGCGTCGTCGCCACCGCCGACGACGGAGACGCTCCACTACAGCACCGTCGTCGACCCCTCGCCGGGCGCGGAACCCGAGAACGTCGAGCGGGTCGCCCCACTAGCCTCGTCGGGGACGGAACTGATGCTCATCGTGCTCGGCGCGGGCGTGGTCGGCGGCCGACTCTTCTCGGAGCGCCTGCGCGGGCGGGCGGAGTGA